In the Acidovorax sp. A79 genome, one interval contains:
- a CDS encoding DUF2894 domain-containing protein, with amino-acid sequence MSEPTLESLRAEGADRHDPVRYRYLEVLAARLPAQPPAVQQILEQRLRRAVGAYADGARAAGGPAPGAVEPPAASLLARLNRDLDARAQADAERVRIEGGASASDMKSVRQFSEVWSRIAAEQQVVQALDRGPENAGPLNPHKLMLRSLSLMRGLSPDYLRRFLSQMDSLLWLEQANAARPRNLGPAARGGRSRPRA; translated from the coding sequence ATGAGTGAACCCACGCTCGAATCCCTGCGCGCCGAGGGTGCGGACCGCCACGACCCCGTGCGCTACCGCTACCTGGAGGTGCTGGCCGCGCGCCTGCCCGCACAGCCCCCCGCGGTGCAGCAGATACTGGAACAGCGGCTGCGGCGGGCCGTTGGGGCCTATGCGGACGGAGCCCGCGCGGCCGGCGGGCCGGCCCCCGGCGCGGTCGAGCCACCGGCGGCATCACTCCTGGCCCGGCTCAACCGCGACCTGGACGCACGGGCGCAGGCCGATGCGGAACGGGTGCGCATCGAAGGCGGTGCCAGCGCGTCGGACATGAAGAGCGTGCGCCAGTTCAGCGAGGTATGGTCCCGCATTGCCGCAGAGCAGCAGGTGGTGCAGGCGCTGGACCGTGGACCGGAGAACGCGGGGCCGCTCAACCCGCACAAGCTCATGCTGCGGTCGCTCAGCCTGATGCGGGGCCTCTCGCCCGACTACCTGCGGCGCTTCCTGTCTCAGATGGACTCGCTCCTGTGGCTGGAACAGGCGAATGCAGCACGCCCGAGAAACCTGGGCCCCGCAGCCCGCGGGGGGCGAAGCCGGCCCAGGGCATAA
- a CDS encoding response regulator codes for MPLNTILVEDSKTIQETLVPALEELADARVLAIAETASDATEAVAHWREDWQLMVVDLFLREGSGIEVLQALQRGDRLRATPGARQGRPGQHVYVLSNYATADMRRRCEELGADGVFDKSTELDAFFERCSELPRRAGTGSSAAADRR; via the coding sequence ATGCCCCTCAACACCATCCTTGTCGAAGACAGCAAAACCATCCAGGAAACTCTGGTGCCCGCGCTGGAGGAACTGGCGGACGCGCGCGTCCTCGCCATCGCCGAAACCGCCAGCGACGCCACGGAGGCCGTCGCGCACTGGCGGGAAGACTGGCAGCTCATGGTGGTGGACCTGTTCCTGCGCGAAGGCTCCGGGATCGAGGTGCTGCAGGCCCTGCAGCGCGGGGACCGGCTGCGCGCAACGCCTGGCGCGCGGCAGGGCAGGCCCGGACAGCATGTCTACGTGTTGTCCAACTATGCGACGGCGGACATGCGCCGCCGGTGCGAGGAGTTGGGCGCCGATGGGGTGTTCGACAAGTCCACCGAGCTGGACGCTTTTTTCGAGCGTTGCAGCGAGCTGCCGCGCCGCGCAGGCACTGGCAGTTCCGCCGCAGCGGATCGCCGGTAG